GCTGAGCACGGCCTCCACTTCGGCCTTGCGCTGCATGTCGGCCAGGTATACCAGCACGGTCAGGCGGCCCTCGGCCGCCTTGCGTTCAAGGCTGACATCGGCGGCCATCAGGGATCGGAACAGGCGGGCGCCGGCGCGCAGGCGGCGATCATCGGTGCCGTCGGCGCTGACGCCGACCGTCGCACAGGCCAGGCCGACCGCCAGCAACCAGGGCAAGGCCCGCACCAGCGAACGCCAGAATTGCCGCTGCCAACCGGTAACATTCCGGGTCGGACCCCGGCCGGGCGACAAGCTTGGCAGTGGCGAACGATCCGGCATTGAATTCCAGTCTGGCGGCGATTGGCCGCCCAGCATCGTGTCATTGGGGATGGTGGATGACAATCGTGGAGAAATTAAGGAAGGTCACTTCCGCCGGATCGCGTACATTCCGCCCCCCACCGGCGCCCTTCGCAGCCGGTGCACCGACAAATGTGCAGATTCCTGCCGGCTCTTGACTCGGTCCGCGTCCGGACGCAAAAGCAGGCAGCGCCACCGCACCACAGGGAGATCACTGCGTGAAAGCAACGGCCGCCCCACCAACGCGCGAACCGACGCGTCGCGTGCTGATCATCGAAGACGAACCCAGCCTCGCGGCCCTGCTGGCCGAAACGCTCGCGGCCGAGAGCTACGACGTGAGCGTGCTGGCCGAAGGCGGCGGTGCTGCGGACTGGGTACGCCGCAATTCGCCAGCCCTGGTGCTGCTGGATCTCAACCTTCCCGACCGCGACGGCTTCACGGTGTGCCGCGAGATTCGCGCGTTCTCCAGCGTGCCCCTGATCATGATCACCGCCCGGGTCGAGGAGATTGACCGCCTGCTCGGCCTGGAGATGGGTGCCGACGACTACATCTGCAAACCCTTTCTGCCGCGCGAGGTGGTCGCACGCGTCCGCGCCCTGCTCCGGC
This genomic stretch from Tahibacter amnicola harbors:
- a CDS encoding response regulator, with the translated sequence MKATAAPPTREPTRRVLIIEDEPSLAALLAETLAAESYDVSVLAEGGGAADWVRRNSPALVLLDLNLPDRDGFTVCREIRAFSSVPLIMITARVEEIDRLLGLEMGADDYICKPFLPREVVARVRALLRRVLEWRDAKPDSVLSLDESRFEAHWRGVMLDLTPVEFRLLRALGQHPGRVLSRAQLLDAIYVDDRAVSDRTIDSHIKNLRRKISDVSGGDDPLESVYGVGYKLDPSAARGR